DNA sequence from the Archangium lipolyticum genome:
CCGCCGCCTGAATGGGGTTGTCCTAGCGAGAACCTGACTTCCCAGGGCCGGTGCTGGCCTCGCTGGATACCTACGCTCTGGTCAAGGAGCGCGACTATGCCGCCGCGGATCCCGCGGAATCGGCGCGATGAGAACCTCCCCCCAGCCGTCACCGAAGCTGCTGGGGGGATGTGCCACGGGGGGCAGGCGGTAGGGCCCCCAGACACCTCGCTAGTTGTAGGTGCCCTTCATGATCACGCCCTCTATCGGGTAATCGCCGTACGAGCACGCGAACCAGGTGCCGGCGGCCGGGTTGTTGATGGTGCAGGTCCCGAGCCCGAAGTCCGGGTACTGCTGGCAGGTATAGGTATTCGTGGTGGGCTGCTCGCCGTGCCTCACGTACAGATACGGGGGAACATTCCAGCTGCCCCTCGTGAGCCTCTCGGTGAAGACGAGCGAGGTCTTCCCGCTCGGCACGTCCAGCGTGAAGCACTTCCACACGCCTCCGGTGTACGGGTACGGAGCCGTCTCCACGCCGTTGGTCAGCACGCTATCGCTGGGGATGCCCAGGGTGTACGTGCCTACCAGTTCCATGCCCGAGACGGGGCGGGAGAAGGTGCTGAGGAGCTTCACGTACCAGGTGCCGGCCCGCGGGCGGAGGAAGGTGCAGTTCGCATCGATCCTGCCCGGAGCGCAGTCGTACGTGTCTTCGGTCGGCTCGGAGCCGTAGCGCACGTACGTGTAGGGAATACCCATGCCACTTGCCGAGCGAGTCGTGTCGAACGACAGTTTGCCGGCGCCCTCGGGCACCTCCAGCGTGTAGGTGCAGCTCCAGGCATCGGCGTCGATGGAGATGTCCGTCACCTTCACGCCATTGGTGAGCGGGGTCGAGCAGGCCGTCAGGCCCGCGGCGGTCGAAGACGGGGTGCCAATCTCGTCGGTGCGCTCCGTCTGCTCCGTGCTTCTACCTTCCATACCGCACGCCATGAGGGGCAAGGCAAGGAGCGCAGTCAAAATCCGATGACGCATCAAGGGGGGGAAACCTCCTGCTGGCTGGTGGCGGGGGTACCACCGTGGCCGCGCCCTGATACAAACAGAAGACGGTCATTCACCAAAGACAATTCAGACCAGTCATGATTGTAAAAAGCGGC
Encoded proteins:
- a CDS encoding PPC domain-containing protein, which translates into the protein MEGRSTEQTERTDEIGTPSSTAAGLTACSTPLTNGVKVTDISIDADAWSCTYTLEVPEGAGKLSFDTTRSASGMGIPYTYVRYGSEPTEDTYDCAPGRIDANCTFLRPRAGTWYVKLLSTFSRPVSGMELVGTYTLGIPSDSVLTNGVETAPYPYTGGVWKCFTLDVPSGKTSLVFTERLTRGSWNVPPYLYVRHGEQPTTNTYTCQQYPDFGLGTCTINNPAAGTWFACSYGDYPIEGVIMKGTYN